Proteins from a single region of Ziziphus jujuba cultivar Dongzao chromosome 1, ASM3175591v1:
- the LOC132799740 gene encoding serine/threonine-protein kinase BSK2-like yields the protein MFYCKCDCSYFIKLLLAMYSWSPFYRAFSQYKFFVLGEKQPLPWEMRVRVAYYIAQALDHCNTENQKIYHDLNAYRVLFDEDGDPRLSSFGLMKNSRDGKRYSTNLAYTPPEFLRTGRVIPESVIYSYGTVLLDLLSEKHIPPSHVGYILYFNFEVVF from the exons ATGTTTTATTGCAAGTGTGactgttcttattttattaaattgttgcTGGCCATGTATTCCTGGTCTCCCTTTTACCGTGCTTTTTCTCAatataagttttttgttttaggggaGAAACAGCCACTGCCATGGGAGATGCGTGTGAGAGTTGCATACTACATTGCACAAGCACTTGATCATTGCAACacggaaaaccaaaaaatatatcatgACTTGAATGCATACAGAGTCCTCTTTGACGAG GATGGTGACCCACGGTTATCTAGTTTTGGCCTTATGAAGAATAGTCGAGATGGTAAAAGATATAGCACTAACCTGGCTTATACTCCACCTGAGTTTCTGAGGACAG GTAGGGTCATCCCGGAGAGTGTAATATACAGTTATGGAACTGTTCTGCTAGACCTTCTGAGCGAAAAGCATATCCCTCCAAGCCATGTAGGATACATTctttatttcaattttgaagTAGTTTTCTGA
- the LOC132799143 gene encoding vicianin hydrolase-like isoform X1 — translation MTIEGPLFFFAVFFLAFALASTTEAVKPSHYPMPFNRSSFPADFVFGAGSSAYQCEGAALPYGRGLSIWDTFTKKHPEKISDGSSGVKADDFYHRYKEDIKLMKKIGLNSFRFSISWSRVLPTGKVKEGVNQQGVRFYNNLINELLSNGIIPFVTLFHWDLPQALEDEYGGFLSEKIVEDYREYVDFILKTFGDRVKHWVTINEPSIFTVYGYNGGNFAPGRCSNYVGNCSAGDSAKEPYIVGHHLLFAHAAAVKLYREKYEVSQKGRIGITLVTRWFEPKYNTDANRKAVSRALEFNLGWFLHPITYGDYPPTMRSLLGSRLPKFTKAQSITLKGSIDFLGMNYYTANYVQHTNSNPVNHSYFTDIQATITTHKDGVSIGGPTAVSWLFDYPRGIRELMLYIKNNYKNPPVYITENGFPEANNSTLPVKEALKDSRRIKYLHGHLLYLSKSIKEGVNVKGYYAWAFHDNFEWASGYTIRFGLTYIDFKNNLKRYLKYSAYWLKMFLLN, via the exons CTAGCCTTTGCCTTGGCAAGCACTACTGAAGCTGTGAAGCCGAGTCATTATCCAATGCCATTTAACAGAAGCAGTTTTCCGGCCGATTTCGTATTCGGAGCTGGTTCTTCAGCTTACCAG tGTGAAGGAGCAGCACTTCCTTATGGAAGAGGACTGAGTATATGGGATACTTTCACTAAAAAACATCCAG AAAAAATTTCAGACGGAAGCTCAGGGGTCAAAGCTGATGATTTTTATCATCgttacaaa gaGGATATTAAACTGATGAAAAAGATTGGTCTAAACTCTTTCAGATTCTCCATTTCGTGGTCCAGAGTACTGCCTA CTGGAAAAGTTAAAGAGGGAGTGAACCAACAAGGGGTTCGATTCTATAATAATCTAATCAATGAGCTCCTTTCGAATG GAATAATACCCTTTGTGACACTCTTTCATTGGGATTTGCCACAAGCTCTTGAAGATGAATATGGTGGATTTCTAAGTGAGAAGATTGT GGAAGATTATCGAGAATATGTAGATTTTATCTTAAAAACATTTGGTGATCGGGTCAAGCATTGGGTCACTATAAATGAACCAAGTATTTTTACAGTGTACGGATACAATGGAGGTAATTTTGCACCTGGCAGATGTTCAAACTACGTCGGAAATTGTTCCGCCGGAGATTCTGCCAAAGAGCCCTACATTGTTGGCCATCATTTACTTTTTGCTCATGCAGCTGCTGTGAAGTTGTACAGAGAAAAGTATGAG GTATCTCAAAAGGGAAGAATTGGAATTACATTAGTGACGAGATGGTTTGAACCCAAATATAATACTGATGCCAACCGCAAGGCAGTCTCTAGAGCCCTGGAATTCAATTTAGGATG GTTTTTGCATCCTATTACATATGGCGACTATCCCCCAACCATGAGATCCTTATTGGGAAGTCGGCTGCCCAAGTTCACTAAGGCCCAATCTATCACTCTGAAAGGCTCGATCGATTTTCTTGGCATGAATTATTACACTGCAAATTATGTTCAACACACAAATTCCAATCCAGTCAACCATAGCTATTTCACTGATATTCAAGCTACTATTACGA CCCACAAAGATGGAGTCTCTATTGGTGGACCG ACTGCTGTGAGTTGGCTTTTTGACTATCCAAGAGGAATTAGAGAGCTCATGTTGTATATAAAGAATAACTACAAGAATCCGCCAGTCTATATTACTGAAAATG GTTTTCCTGAGGCAAATAATAGCACACTGCCTGTGAAGGAGGCCCTCAAGGATAGTAGAAGGATAAAATACCTCCATGGCCATCTCCTATATCTTTCAAAATCCATCAA GGAGGGTGTAAATGTGAAAGGATATTATGCATGGGCATTCCATGACAATTTTGAATGGGCTTCTGGCTATACTATTCGGTTTGGCCTCACTTACATAGActttaaaaacaatttgaaaagaTACCTCAAGTACTCAGCTTATTGGTTGAAAATGTTCCTCCTCAACtga
- the LOC132799143 gene encoding vicianin hydrolase-like isoform X2: MTIEGPLFFFAVFFLAFALASTTEAVKPSHYPMPFNRSSFPADFVFGAGSSAYQCEGAALPYGRGLSIWDTFTKKHPAGKVKEGVNQQGVRFYNNLINELLSNGIIPFVTLFHWDLPQALEDEYGGFLSEKIVEDYREYVDFILKTFGDRVKHWVTINEPSIFTVYGYNGGNFAPGRCSNYVGNCSAGDSAKEPYIVGHHLLFAHAAAVKLYREKYEVSQKGRIGITLVTRWFEPKYNTDANRKAVSRALEFNLGWFLHPITYGDYPPTMRSLLGSRLPKFTKAQSITLKGSIDFLGMNYYTANYVQHTNSNPVNHSYFTDIQATITTHKDGVSIGGPTAVSWLFDYPRGIRELMLYIKNNYKNPPVYITENGFPEANNSTLPVKEALKDSRRIKYLHGHLLYLSKSIKEGVNVKGYYAWAFHDNFEWASGYTIRFGLTYIDFKNNLKRYLKYSAYWLKMFLLN; this comes from the exons CTAGCCTTTGCCTTGGCAAGCACTACTGAAGCTGTGAAGCCGAGTCATTATCCAATGCCATTTAACAGAAGCAGTTTTCCGGCCGATTTCGTATTCGGAGCTGGTTCTTCAGCTTACCAG tGTGAAGGAGCAGCACTTCCTTATGGAAGAGGACTGAGTATATGGGATACTTTCACTAAAAAACATCCAG CTGGAAAAGTTAAAGAGGGAGTGAACCAACAAGGGGTTCGATTCTATAATAATCTAATCAATGAGCTCCTTTCGAATG GAATAATACCCTTTGTGACACTCTTTCATTGGGATTTGCCACAAGCTCTTGAAGATGAATATGGTGGATTTCTAAGTGAGAAGATTGT GGAAGATTATCGAGAATATGTAGATTTTATCTTAAAAACATTTGGTGATCGGGTCAAGCATTGGGTCACTATAAATGAACCAAGTATTTTTACAGTGTACGGATACAATGGAGGTAATTTTGCACCTGGCAGATGTTCAAACTACGTCGGAAATTGTTCCGCCGGAGATTCTGCCAAAGAGCCCTACATTGTTGGCCATCATTTACTTTTTGCTCATGCAGCTGCTGTGAAGTTGTACAGAGAAAAGTATGAG GTATCTCAAAAGGGAAGAATTGGAATTACATTAGTGACGAGATGGTTTGAACCCAAATATAATACTGATGCCAACCGCAAGGCAGTCTCTAGAGCCCTGGAATTCAATTTAGGATG GTTTTTGCATCCTATTACATATGGCGACTATCCCCCAACCATGAGATCCTTATTGGGAAGTCGGCTGCCCAAGTTCACTAAGGCCCAATCTATCACTCTGAAAGGCTCGATCGATTTTCTTGGCATGAATTATTACACTGCAAATTATGTTCAACACACAAATTCCAATCCAGTCAACCATAGCTATTTCACTGATATTCAAGCTACTATTACGA CCCACAAAGATGGAGTCTCTATTGGTGGACCG ACTGCTGTGAGTTGGCTTTTTGACTATCCAAGAGGAATTAGAGAGCTCATGTTGTATATAAAGAATAACTACAAGAATCCGCCAGTCTATATTACTGAAAATG GTTTTCCTGAGGCAAATAATAGCACACTGCCTGTGAAGGAGGCCCTCAAGGATAGTAGAAGGATAAAATACCTCCATGGCCATCTCCTATATCTTTCAAAATCCATCAA GGAGGGTGTAAATGTGAAAGGATATTATGCATGGGCATTCCATGACAATTTTGAATGGGCTTCTGGCTATACTATTCGGTTTGGCCTCACTTACATAGActttaaaaacaatttgaaaagaTACCTCAAGTACTCAGCTTATTGGTTGAAAATGTTCCTCCTCAACtga